The Sulfuricurvum sp. IAE1 DNA segment CCAATGAAGGGTCTGCCCGCAGGAGGGCAGGACGTCCTTAGCGGACGATATCGAAGAAGTAGTCGGTCGAAGCGATGTTTTTGGTCTCTTCGTCCAGCTGATCGAGAACTTTGTTCGTGATCCAGGTGAGAAGGTTGAGCGCCCCGTCGTAACCGCTGATGCTGTAGCGGTGGAGATGGTGGCGGTCGAAAATCGGGAACCCGACGTAAATCAGCGGTGTACCCGTATCGCGCATCAGCTCTTTCCCGTAGCTGTTTCCGATCATGAAATCGACCGGCTCGGTGAAGAGGAAGCTGCGCATGTGCCAGAGGTCTTTTCCGGCCCATACGTGGAGCGAATCTTTGGCCGGAGAAGTATCGAGCAGCGCTCTCATCTCTTCTTCCCAGCCGTTGGGGGCGTTGTGACACAACACGTGCGTCGGTTCCGCACCCATCTCGAGGAGGAACGACACGACACCCAGAAGGAAGTCGGGATCGCCCCAGATCGCAAATTTTTTGCCGTGCATGTACGGATAGGAATCCTGCATCGCATCGACGAGGCGTCCGCGCTCGATTTTGAGCTTTTCAGGAACGTCGGTGCCGGTCAGTTCGGCGAGTTTCATGACGAACTCGTCAGTACCTTTAAGACCGATCGGGTTGCTGAATCCCCCCTCGTGTTTCCACCGTTTCTGAACCATTTTCATGGTTTTGGCGGTAGCGTATTTCTGGAGACTGATCGTCGCTTTCGAGTTTATGCAGTCTTTGGCGTCCTCGAGCTTCGTTCCGCCCTGGAACATTTCATATTTGCCCGCAGGCATGTCCCACTGATCCGAGTGGTCGCCAAGCATGATGTAATCGGTGCCGAACGCTTCGACGATGCTTTTCACCGAGCGGAGGCTTCCGATATAGGTTTCAAAACCGGGGATGATGTTGATACGCTCTTTTGTCTCCCCTTTTTGACCTTCGGTCAGCTGGCTCATGATCCCGTGCATCATGTTGTCGTAACCCGTGATGTGGCTTCCGACGAATGAAGGCGTGTGGGCGAAAGGAACCGGATAATCGGCAGGGAGAAACTCGCCGCCGTCCTCTTCTTTTGCACCCGTGATGAACGCGCCCAGGTCATCCCCGATGACTTCGGCCATACATGTGGTCGAAACGGCGATCATTTTGGGTTTATAGATGGCGGCACAGTTTTTGAGCCCCTCTTTCATGTTGACCAGACCGCCGAATACCGCCGCGTCTTCCGTCATCGAATCCGATACGCACGGTGTCGGCTCTTTGAAGTGACGGGTAAAGTACGAACGGAAATAGGCGACACATCCGTGGCTTCCGTGAACGTAAGGCATCGTCCCCTCGAACCCGAGCGCAACCATAACCGCACCCAGAGGCTGACACGCCTTTGCGGGATTGATCGTAATCGCTTCGCGGGCGAGGTTTTTTTCGCGGTAATCCCACGTTTTGGTCCATTCGGCGATCTCGTCCACTTTGGCCGGATTGATCGCGAGCATAGACGACTCGAACTGTTTTTTGTTCGCCAGGACTTCCTGGTATTCAGGTTTTAGGAACAGGTCTTTCCCGTTGACGATTTTGTCTACGTTTTGCATGATAAACTCCTTATATCAGGCGAAGAGGGATCAACCCTCTTGCTCCCATGGTGCTTTGGAATGTGCCCATACCGGAGAGTTGATCGCAAGATCCATATCCTGGGCGAAAATGGCGAACCCGTCGTAACCGTGGTAGGGTCCGCTGTAATCCCATGAGTGCATCTGACGATACGGCAGACCCATTTTCTGGAATACGTACTTCTCTTTGATCCCCGAAGCGACGAGGTCAGGCTGAAGTTTCTTGACGAATGCCTCGAGCTCGTACTCGTTGACGTCGTCGTAGATGACCGTCGAGCGGAAAATCTCTTCTTTGGTACGTTTGTAATCGTCGTCGTGGGCAAACTCGTACCCCGTACCGATGACTTCCATACCCAGATCCTCATACGCACCGATAACGTGGCGCGGACGGAGACCGCCGACGAACAGCATGACCTGTTTCCCTTCCAGACGCGGTTTATACTTCGCGATGACCGCATCGATCATCGGCTGGTATTTTGCGATCACTTCTTCGCATTTTTTCTGGATCGACTCGTCGAAGAACGAAGCGATTTTGCGAAGCGATTTGATCGTCTGTGTCGGTCCGAAGAAGTTGTACTCGACCCAGGGGATCCCGTACTCTTTTTCCATGTGACGGCTGATGTAGTTCATTGAACGGTAGCAGTGCAGCAGGTTCAATTTCACTTTCGGCGTCAGGGCCATCTCTTTGAGCGTGGCGTCACCCGACCATTGCGCAACGACGCGAAGACCCATCTCCTCGAGGAGGATACGGCTCGACCATGCGTCACCGCCGATGTTGTAGTCTCCGATGATCGCGACGTCGTAGGGAGTCGCTTCCACATCGGTGGTATCGAGGTTGACGTCGGCATCGAAAACGTAGTCACGAACCGTGTCGTTGGCGATGTGGTGACCGAGTGATTGAGACACCCCGCGGAAACCTTCACAGTTGACCGGAACGATCGTTTTTCCAAGCTCGGCCGCTTTGACTTTCGCCACCGCGTTGATATCGTCCCCGATCAGACCGATCGGACACTCCGACTGGACGGTAATACCGTTGTTGAGAGGAAACAACTCTTCGATCTCGTCGATACATTTGGCCAGTTTTTTATCTCCGCCGAAAACGATGCTGTTTTCCTGGAAATCGGAGCTGAAGTTCATCGTAACGAACGTGTCGACACCGGTTACACCGATGTAGTAGTTACGACGACCCGCACGGCTGTACTGACCGCATCCGATGGGACCGTGGCTGATGTGGATCATGTCTTTGACCGGACCCCATACGACCCCTTTGGACCCCGCATAGGCACAACCGCGCTGGCTCATGACGCCCGGAACGGTTTTTTTGTTCGAGCGGACGTCGCCGCACGTTTTTTGGCTCTCGTCGTTGGGAGAGCCGACACCGAGGTGTTTTTCACGGTTTTTGGCCGCTTTTTCGGGATACGCTTTGAGGATCTCCTCAACGGCGGCTTTTTGTCTGGCTTCTAATGTTTCTGGACCCATGGTACACCTCCTCAGGCCACTTCGATACGGAATTGTTCCATCGAATCGAGGTTTTTGCACAGTGCCATCGTCTCATCGTCGCCCGCATCGAGGCGTTTGGAGATTTCCGACATCTGGTAGCGGTTCATGTAGATCATGTACTTCTGCTCGTTGTTGGGGTTCTCTTCTTTGAAGTAGTGAACCAGGGCTTTGAACAGGAACGTGTTTTTGTTCGTGTAGCTGAGCCACTGTTTGTCTTTCTCTTTGGTCCCCATCAGCAATTTGATCTCGTTGACACTGCTGGTGTCGACGTCTTTCAGTTTTTCAACCACTTTTTCGTCCGGAATTTTGTTTCCCATATCCGCTGGGAAGTGAAAACCTAAAATAAACATCTTGTCTCCTTTGTCTGTTGTTTTCTTTTCATTTAAGATGTTAT contains these protein-coding regions:
- the nifK gene encoding nitrogenase molybdenum-iron protein subunit beta, whose protein sequence is MQNVDKIVNGKDLFLKPEYQEVLANKKQFESSMLAINPAKVDEIAEWTKTWDYREKNLAREAITINPAKACQPLGAVMVALGFEGTMPYVHGSHGCVAYFRSYFTRHFKEPTPCVSDSMTEDAAVFGGLVNMKEGLKNCAAIYKPKMIAVSTTCMAEVIGDDLGAFITGAKEEDGGEFLPADYPVPFAHTPSFVGSHITGYDNMMHGIMSQLTEGQKGETKERINIIPGFETYIGSLRSVKSIVEAFGTDYIMLGDHSDQWDMPAGKYEMFQGGTKLEDAKDCINSKATISLQKYATAKTMKMVQKRWKHEGGFSNPIGLKGTDEFVMKLAELTGTDVPEKLKIERGRLVDAMQDSYPYMHGKKFAIWGDPDFLLGVVSFLLEMGAEPTHVLCHNAPNGWEEEMRALLDTSPAKDSLHVWAGKDLWHMRSFLFTEPVDFMIGNSYGKELMRDTGTPLIYVGFPIFDRHHLHRYSISGYDGALNLLTWITNKVLDQLDEETKNIASTDYFFDIVR
- the nifD gene encoding nitrogenase molybdenum-iron protein alpha chain, whose protein sequence is MGPETLEARQKAAVEEILKAYPEKAAKNREKHLGVGSPNDESQKTCGDVRSNKKTVPGVMSQRGCAYAGSKGVVWGPVKDMIHISHGPIGCGQYSRAGRRNYYIGVTGVDTFVTMNFSSDFQENSIVFGGDKKLAKCIDEIEELFPLNNGITVQSECPIGLIGDDINAVAKVKAAELGKTIVPVNCEGFRGVSQSLGHHIANDTVRDYVFDADVNLDTTDVEATPYDVAIIGDYNIGGDAWSSRILLEEMGLRVVAQWSGDATLKEMALTPKVKLNLLHCYRSMNYISRHMEKEYGIPWVEYNFFGPTQTIKSLRKIASFFDESIQKKCEEVIAKYQPMIDAVIAKYKPRLEGKQVMLFVGGLRPRHVIGAYEDLGMEVIGTGYEFAHDDDYKRTKEEIFRSTVIYDDVNEYELEAFVKKLQPDLVASGIKEKYVFQKMGLPYRQMHSWDYSGPYHGYDGFAIFAQDMDLAINSPVWAHSKAPWEQEG